In Vigna unguiculata cultivar IT97K-499-35 chromosome 3, ASM411807v1, whole genome shotgun sequence, a single genomic region encodes these proteins:
- the LOC114179166 gene encoding non-specific lipid-transfer protein 3 codes for MRNLKGRGRAISLVAVLIFVLVLGAEGAGECGKTPIGSAAASLSPCLSAVSNVKAKVPLACCARVGALLRTAPKCLCAVLLSPLAKQAKINLATAITIPKRCNIKNRPAGNKCGKYTLP; via the exons ATGAGGAACTTGAAGGGTAGAGGTAGGGCTATTTCCCTTGTGGCAGTGCTGATTTTTGTGTTGGTTTTGGGTGCTGAGGGTGCTGGTGAATGTGGAAAGACCCCTATAGGGTCTGCAGCTGCAAGTCTGAGCCCTTGCTTGAGTGCTGTTAGCAATGTGAAGGCAAAGGTTCCTTTGGCTTGTTGTGCAAGAGTTGGTGCTTTGCTCAGAACTGCTCCAAAATGTCTCTGTGCTGTTCTGTTGTCTCCTCTGGCCAAACAAGCTAAGATCAACCTTGCCACTGCTATCACCATTCCAAAGAGATGCAACATCAAGAACCGTCCTGCAGGAAACAAATGTGGAA AGTACACTCTACCCTGA
- the LOC114178446 gene encoding putative pentatricopeptide repeat-containing protein At3g16890, mitochondrial: MPLQRQAFKYMKQKPSIVIPSKTSPSSTPIHHPYISQLLATPNWALLLNHHLFSNPHLLNPRSAVTVFNNQRNASHAIKFHAWLSHVNPSLATHSSVQRALRNTLHRNGPAVLSLELLRDVHNSGFRLTEDLLCALIGSWGRLGLANYCAHVFGQISFLSLTPSTRLYNALIDALVKSNSIDLAYLKFQQMPADNCRPDRITYNTLVHGVCKIGVVDEALRLIRQMNDKGHLPNVFTYTMLIDGFCNANRVGEAFGVFETMKERGVGPNEATVRALVHGVFRCVDPGKALDMLLSKFLDRELEQERVHFKLACDTVLYCLASNSMAKEMIVFLREVLGRGYAPDSSVFNVIIACLVKGDELRESCDIFEILRKQGVKASIGTYLVLMEASYKRGWREDGDRVFGQMISDGLISNVVSYNMIINCFCRAKLTDNASEAFRDMQVRGFVPNLVTFNTLINGHCKEGEIVKARELLEMMLLETGLKPDIFTFSSIIDGLCRIKKTEEAFGCFTEMIEWGITPNAVIYNILIRSFCAVGDVARSVKLLGRMQKEGVSPDNYSYNALIQIYCRMNKVDKAKRLFDSMSRSGLNPDNYTYGAFIEALSESGRLEEAKKIFYSMEANGCSPDLYICNLIIKILVQQNCIEEARNIMERCRLEGISLDSIPN, encoded by the coding sequence ATGCCTCTCCAACGTCAAGCCTTCAAATACATGAAACAAAAACCCTCCATTGTTATTCCCTCCAAAACTTCACCTTCTTCAACCCCCATACACCATCCATACATTTCACAACTCCTCGCCACACCCAACTGGGCTCTCCTACTAAACCACCACCTCTTCTCAAACCCCCACCTCCTCAACCCTCGCTCCGCCGTAACCGTCTTCAACAACCAACGCAATGCCTCCCACGCCATCAAGTTCCACGCCTGGCTTTCACATGTCAACCCCTCACTCGCCACGCACTCCTCAGTGCAACGCGCTCTTCGGAACACTCTGCACCGTAACGGCCCCGCCGTGCTGTCGCTCGAGTTGCTCCGTGACGTTCACAATTCCGGGTTTCGGCTCACCGAGGACCTGCTCTGCGCGTTGATCGGAAGCTGGGGAAGGCTCGGTTTGGCAAATTACTGCGCTCATGTTTTCGGTCAAATATCGTTCTTGAGTCTCACACCTTCCACTAGGTTGTACAACGCTCTTATTGACGCTTTGGTGAAATCCAATTCAATTGACCTTGCTTATCTCAAATTCCAACAAATGCCTGCGGATAATTGCCGCCCCGATAGAATTACCTATAACACCCTCGTTCACGGGGTTTGCAAGATTGGCGTGGTGGACGAGGCGCTTCGGTTAATCAGACAGATGAACGATAAGGGACATTTGCCTAATGTGTTCACTTATACAATGCTTATTGATGGGTTTTGTAACGCCAACAGGGTTGGTGAAGCGTTTGGGGTTTTTGAGACGATGAAGGAGAGGGGAGTTGGTCCTAATGAAGCCACTGTGAGAGCGTTAGTCCACGGGGTTTTTCGCTGCGTGGATCCAGGTAAGGCACTTGATATGTTGTTATCTAAGTTTTTAGATAGGGAGCTGGAGCAGGAGCGTGTTCATTTTAAGTTAGCTTGTGATACTGTGTTGTATTGCCTTGCGAGTAATTCTATGGCGAAAGAGATGATTGTGTTTCTGAGGGAGGTTCTGGGAAGAGGTTATGCACCTGATAGCTCTGTTTTCAATGTCATAATTGCTTGTTTGGTTAAGGGAGACGAGCTGAGAGAGTCGTGTgacatatttgaaattttgagaaaGCAAGGTGTGAAGGCCAGCATTGGTACATACCTTGTACTTATGGAGGCGTCGTATAAAAGAGGATGGAGAGAGGACGGGGATCGAGTTTTTGGTCAAATGATTAGTGATGGGCTAATTTCTAATGTTGTCTCATATAACATGATAATCAATTGCTTCTGCAGAGCCAAATTGACGGATAATGCTTCTGAGGCTTTCAGAGATATGCAGGTTAGAGGTTTTGTTCCCAACCTTGTTACTTTCAATACCCTTATTAATGGGCATTGCAAGGAAGGAGAAATAGTTAAGGCACGGGAGCTGTTGGAGATGATGCTTTTAGAAACTGGGCTTAAACCTGATATCTTCACTTTTAGCTCTATAATTGATGGACTCTGTCGAATAAAGAAGACTGAGGAAGCTTTTGGATGCTTTACGGAGATGATTGAGTGGGGCATCACTCCAAATGCCGtcatttataatatcttaattCGGTCTTTTTGTGCCGTTGGGGATGTTGCAAGGTCAGTGAAACTATTAGGAAGAATGCAAAAGGAAGGAGTAAGCCCTGACAACTACTCCTATAATGCTTTGATCCAAATCTACTGTAGGATGAATAAAGTTGATAAAGCTAAAAGGCTTTTTGATTCAATGTCAAGATCTGGCTTGAATCCGGACAATTACACTTATGGTGCTTTTATAGAGGCCCTCTCTGAATCTGGGAGATTAGAGGAAGCCAAGAAGATATTTTACTCAATGGAGGCAAACGGTTGCTCTCCTGATTTGTATATATGTAacttgattattaaaatattggtTCAGCAGAACTGTATTGAAGAGGCACGAAACATCATGGAAAGATGCAGACTTGAGGGAATATCTTTAGATTCTATTCCTAATTAG